A stretch of the Thiocystis violascens DSM 198 genome encodes the following:
- a CDS encoding C39 family peptidase, which produces MQPRRLAPFAALALTLSCGIGVAADPVKSLLEIRRENVVIQEWDLSCGAAALTTLLHHQYKDPVTEKEVATALIDRAEYIANPQLVQVREGFSLLDLKRYVDARGYTGIGLGKMTLDDLERKAPTLVPIHTNGYNHFVVFRGRLGNRVLLADPAWGNRTMTTEQFNRAWIEYPRIGRVGFVVETDDKRVHALGSLKPNPRDFVTFN; this is translated from the coding sequence ATGCAGCCCCGCCGTCTGGCTCCCTTCGCCGCCTTGGCGCTAACGCTGTCGTGTGGCATCGGCGTCGCCGCCGATCCCGTGAAGTCGCTTCTGGAGATACGTCGCGAGAACGTGGTGATTCAGGAATGGGATCTGAGCTGCGGAGCGGCCGCCCTGACCACTCTGCTCCATCACCAATACAAGGATCCGGTCACCGAAAAGGAGGTCGCCACCGCCCTCATCGACCGTGCCGAGTACATTGCAAACCCGCAATTGGTTCAGGTCCGCGAGGGGTTTTCTCTGTTGGATCTGAAGCGTTACGTCGATGCGCGCGGCTACACGGGCATCGGCTTAGGCAAGATGACCCTGGACGATCTGGAGCGGAAAGCGCCCACGCTGGTGCCAATCCATACCAACGGCTATAACCACTTCGTCGTGTTCCGTGGCCGTCTGGGTAACCGCGTCCTGCTCGCGGATCCGGCCTGGGGCAACCGCACCATGACAACCGAACAATTCAATCGCGCCTGGATCGAGTATCCCCGGATTGGCCGGGTTGGGTTCGTCGTGGAGACCGATGACAAGCGCGTGCATGCCCTGGGCTCGCTCAAACCCAATCCAAGGGATTTCGTGACGTTCAACTAA
- a CDS encoding 4'-phosphopantetheinyl transferase family protein yields the protein MSEVIHWRPARGSLDLDAGDLHLWRIRTDDRGLDLDEGLSLLGEHQQARARRMRHAAYRERYVRSHAGLRLILSRYLDLAPRAIAFEHGPAGKPFVTASALSFNLTTTGDLALVGLCTGAASELGVDCEWIRPRVDLQGVAKRMFEPDALGRLAAAPETERLECFYRAWTALEADAKSDGRGLFRPRATDAVRPAIAHCIPETGYVAAVARAWLPPIAQWLTFELDSR from the coding sequence ATGTCAGAAGTCATCCATTGGAGACCCGCCCGCGGATCGTTGGACCTCGACGCCGGGGATCTCCATCTGTGGCGGATTCGCACCGACGACCGCGGCCTGGATCTCGACGAGGGTCTATCGTTGCTCGGCGAACATCAGCAGGCGCGCGCCCGGCGCATGCGTCACGCGGCCTACCGCGAGCGCTATGTCCGCTCGCACGCGGGATTGCGTCTGATCCTCTCGCGTTATCTCGACCTCGCACCCCGCGCCATCGCGTTTGAACACGGCCCGGCCGGCAAGCCATTTGTTACGGCGAGCGCCCTTTCGTTCAACCTGACCACTACCGGCGATCTGGCCCTCGTCGGCCTCTGCACCGGAGCGGCGAGCGAGTTGGGCGTGGATTGCGAGTGGATTCGCCCGCGTGTCGATCTTCAGGGCGTCGCGAAGCGCATGTTCGAGCCGGACGCGCTCGGGAGACTGGCGGCAGCCCCCGAAACGGAGCGGCTGGAGTGTTTTTATCGGGCCTGGACCGCGCTCGAAGCGGATGCGAAGTCGGACGGACGCGGATTGTTTCGACCCCGCGCCACCGACGCGGTCCGGCCCGCGATCGCGCACTGCATCCCCGAAACCGGGTATGTCGCCGCCGTCGCCCGCGCGTGGCTTCCGCCGATCGCGCAATGGCTGACGTTTGAACTGGATTCGCGCTAG
- the plsX gene encoding phosphate acyltransferase PlsX, which translates to MSSRRDKQVRPAPTCTIALDAMGGDHGPEVVVAAALRFQADNPQVALILVGNEDRINEHLGSASRERIRIHPATQEVAMDESPSKALRGKKDSSMRVAIDLVKDGVADGCVSAGNTGALMATARFVLKMLPNVDRPAIITAVPSVHGHTHMLDLGANVDCTAEHLFQFAVMGSELVSAVDGIARPRVALLNIGQEEIKGNEQVKQAHELLSHSGLNYIGYVEGDGIFLGDLDLVVSDGFVGNVALKCSEGVAKFVRHSLTSQFKRTWFTRLAGLAAMPILKSFRRTMDPRRYNGASLLGLRGIVIKSHGGADVLAFENAIYIAEKEIHADIPRRISEQVGLHLGSEQYRETA; encoded by the coding sequence GTGAGCTCGCGTCGCGACAAACAGGTTCGGCCCGCGCCGACCTGCACAATTGCGCTGGATGCCATGGGCGGCGACCATGGTCCGGAAGTCGTGGTTGCGGCGGCGCTGCGGTTTCAGGCGGATAACCCGCAGGTCGCATTGATTCTGGTCGGCAACGAGGACCGGATCAACGAGCACTTGGGCAGCGCTTCCCGCGAGCGGATTCGCATCCATCCGGCGACGCAGGAAGTGGCGATGGACGAATCGCCGTCCAAGGCGTTGCGCGGCAAAAAAGATTCCTCCATGCGGGTCGCCATCGACCTGGTCAAGGATGGCGTGGCCGATGGCTGTGTCAGTGCCGGCAATACCGGCGCGCTGATGGCGACCGCGCGCTTCGTGCTGAAAATGCTCCCGAATGTGGATCGCCCGGCCATCATCACCGCCGTGCCGTCCGTCCATGGTCACACGCATATGCTGGACCTCGGGGCGAACGTGGATTGCACGGCCGAGCATCTCTTTCAATTCGCGGTGATGGGTAGCGAGCTGGTCTCCGCGGTCGATGGTATCGCCCGGCCTCGGGTCGCGCTGCTCAATATCGGTCAGGAAGAGATCAAGGGCAACGAGCAGGTCAAGCAGGCGCACGAACTCCTGTCGCATAGCGGTCTGAACTATATCGGCTACGTGGAAGGCGACGGGATTTTCCTGGGCGACCTAGATCTAGTAGTGTCGGACGGTTTTGTCGGCAACGTCGCGCTGAAATGCAGCGAAGGCGTCGCCAAGTTCGTGCGCCATTCGCTGACCAGCCAGTTCAAGCGAACCTGGTTCACCCGTCTCGCCGGGTTGGCGGCAATGCCGATTCTCAAAAGCTTTCGCCGCACCATGGATCCGCGTCGTTACAATGGCGCCAGTCTGCTGGGGCTGCGCGGCATCGTGATCAAGAGTCATGGCGGCGCGGATGTGCTCGCCTTCGAGAATGCGATTTACATCGCCGAAAAAGAAATCCACGCGGATATCCCCCGGCGCATCAGCGAACAGGTCGGTCTCCACCTGGGCAGCGAACAATACAGGGAAACGGCCTGA
- the rpmF gene encoding 50S ribosomal protein L32: MAVQQNRKTPSKRGMRRSHDALSKPTLSVDPTSGETHLRHHVSPDGFYRGRKVVDKSE; encoded by the coding sequence ATGGCTGTCCAGCAAAATCGCAAGACCCCCTCGAAGCGCGGCATGCGCCGTTCGCATGATGCGCTCAGCAAGCCGACGCTGTCGGTCGATCCCACCAGTGGCGAGACGCACCTCCGTCATCATGTTTCCCCCGACGGTTTTTACCGTGGTCGCAAGGTTGTGGATAAATCGGAGTGA
- a CDS encoding beta-ketoacyl-ACP synthase III: MKYSRVLGTGSHLPSRVVTNADLEAIVDTNATWIRERTGIEQRHLVSEGETCCDLAEAAARKALEAAGIQASDLDLILVATTTPDQFFPSTACLLQQRLDVHGCPAFDLQAVCAGFVYAMDVADKFIRTGAAKHALVVGAETISRLLDWTDRGTCVLFGDGAGAVVLGAAEEPGIISTHLHADGAYKDLLQVPGGHGNGRPEAAFMEMKGNEVFRIAVTTLGRIVDETLEANNLSKSDIDWLIPHQANIRIIQATARKLDLPMERVVVTVAEHGNTSSASIPLAFDQAVRDGRIQRGQTLLMEAFGGGFTWGSVLIRY; the protein is encoded by the coding sequence ATGAAGTATTCCCGTGTGCTCGGGACGGGCAGTCATCTGCCGTCGCGCGTCGTCACCAATGCCGATCTTGAAGCGATCGTCGACACCAACGCCACCTGGATTCGGGAACGCACTGGGATCGAGCAGCGCCATCTGGTCTCCGAGGGCGAAACCTGCTGCGATCTGGCCGAGGCTGCCGCGCGCAAGGCGCTGGAGGCCGCCGGAATTCAGGCATCGGATCTGGATCTCATCCTGGTCGCGACCACCACGCCGGATCAGTTCTTTCCGAGCACCGCCTGTCTGTTGCAGCAGCGTCTCGATGTGCACGGCTGTCCGGCGTTCGACTTGCAGGCGGTCTGCGCCGGCTTTGTCTACGCGATGGACGTCGCCGATAAATTCATCCGCACCGGGGCCGCGAAGCATGCCCTGGTGGTGGGGGCGGAGACCATCTCTCGCCTGCTCGACTGGACAGATCGCGGCACCTGCGTGCTGTTCGGGGATGGCGCGGGCGCTGTCGTGCTCGGTGCCGCCGAGGAGCCGGGAATCATTTCAACCCATCTGCACGCGGATGGCGCTTACAAAGACCTGCTTCAGGTTCCGGGCGGGCATGGAAACGGACGCCCGGAAGCCGCCTTCATGGAAATGAAGGGCAATGAAGTTTTCCGGATCGCCGTGACCACCCTTGGCCGGATCGTCGACGAGACGCTTGAAGCCAACAACCTGAGCAAATCCGACATCGACTGGCTGATTCCGCATCAGGCCAATATCCGCATCATCCAGGCGACCGCCCGCAAGCTCGATCTTCCGATGGAGCGCGTGGTGGTGACCGTGGCCGAACATGGCAACACCTCGTCCGCCTCCATTCCGCTCGCCTTCGATCAGGCGGTGCGCGATGGTCGTATCCAGCGCGGCCAGACGCTCTTGATGGAAGCCTTCGGGGGCGGTTTTACCTGGGGCTCGGTGCTGATTCGTTACTGA
- a CDS encoding homoserine dehydrogenase, which produces MEPVKVGLLGLGTVGGGTLTVLTRNANEIARRAGRGIEIAHAAARDYNPASIEGLEHVGRIGDDAFAVVDDPEIQIVVELIGGYSPARELVLKAIANGKHVVTANKALIARHGNEIFAAAQARGVMVGFEAAVAGGIPIIKALREGLAANHIEWIAGIINGTGNFILTEMRDKGRDFADVLAEAQALGYAEADPTFDVEGIDAAHKLTILGSLAFGIPLQFERCFTEGISKIGALDVTYAAELGYRIKHLGIARRSPGGIELRVHPTLIPERRLIANVDGVMNAVLVKGDAVGPTLYYGAGAGALPTASAVIADLVDVVRTLTTDPNNRVPHLAFQPDELVDTPVLRMDEIETAYYLRLSALDQPGVMARIASILGEEGISIEAIKQKEPGEGETHVPLVMLTHRVIEGRMNEAIARIEALESVQGAVMRIRMESLSG; this is translated from the coding sequence ATGGAACCGGTGAAGGTTGGATTGTTGGGGTTGGGGACGGTCGGGGGCGGAACCTTGACCGTGCTGACCCGCAACGCGAATGAAATCGCGCGGCGCGCGGGACGCGGCATCGAGATCGCACATGCCGCGGCGCGCGACTACAACCCCGCGTCCATCGAGGGGCTGGAGCACGTCGGGCGGATCGGCGACGATGCCTTCGCGGTGGTGGACGATCCCGAGATCCAGATCGTCGTCGAACTGATCGGCGGCTATTCTCCAGCGCGCGAACTGGTTCTGAAGGCGATCGCCAACGGCAAGCACGTCGTCACCGCCAACAAGGCGCTGATCGCCCGTCACGGCAACGAGATTTTCGCCGCCGCTCAGGCGCGGGGCGTGATGGTCGGCTTCGAGGCGGCGGTCGCCGGCGGTATCCCCATCATCAAGGCGCTGCGCGAGGGGTTGGCCGCCAACCATATCGAATGGATCGCCGGAATCATCAACGGGACCGGCAATTTCATCCTGACCGAGATGCGTGACAAGGGGCGCGATTTCGCCGACGTGCTCGCCGAGGCGCAGGCGCTTGGGTACGCCGAGGCCGATCCGACCTTCGATGTCGAGGGCATCGACGCGGCCCACAAGCTCACCATCCTGGGTTCGCTGGCCTTTGGCATTCCGTTGCAGTTCGAGCGCTGCTTTACCGAGGGCATTTCCAAGATCGGCGCGCTGGATGTCACCTATGCCGCCGAGCTGGGCTATCGCATCAAGCATCTCGGGATCGCGCGGCGCTCGCCGGGCGGCATCGAGTTGCGCGTTCATCCGACCCTGATCCCGGAGCGTCGTCTGATCGCCAATGTCGACGGCGTGATGAACGCGGTCCTCGTCAAGGGCGACGCGGTTGGACCGACTCTCTATTACGGCGCTGGCGCCGGCGCTCTGCCGACCGCCTCTGCGGTGATCGCCGATCTGGTCGACGTGGTGCGCACCCTGACGACCGATCCCAACAACCGCGTGCCGCATCTTGCCTTCCAGCCCGATGAGCTGGTCGATACGCCGGTGCTGCGGATGGACGAAATCGAGACCGCCTACTATCTGCGTCTCTCCGCGCTCGACCAGCCGGGCGTCATGGCGCGCATCGCCAGTATCCTGGGCGAGGAGGGGATCAGCATCGAGGCCATCAAGCAGAAGGAACCGGGCGAGGGCGAAACCCATGTGCCATTGGTGATGCTCACCCATCGGGTGATCGAGGGTCGGATGAACGAAGCCATCGCGCGGATCGAGGCGCTGGAGTCGGTGCAGGGAGCGGTGATGAGGATTCGGATGGAGAGCCTGTCCGGCTAG
- the alaC gene encoding alanine transaminase, whose amino-acid sequence MVAPESDFHRIKRLPPYVFNIVNELKAEARARGEDIIDFGMGNPDQPTPQHIVDKLVEASVRKDTHRYSMSRGIPRLRRAICHWYRDRFDVHLDPETEAIVTIGSKEGLAHLALATMSAGDTVLVPNPAYPIHPYGFIIAGADVRHVRLTPEVDFFEELQKAIQESWPKPKMLVINFPGNPTTQCVELDFFQKVIDIAREHGIWVVHDIAYVDIVFDGYKAPSILQIPGAKEIAVEFFSMSKSYNMPGWRVGFMCGNRTLVGALARIKSYLDYGTFTPIQVAAIAALEGPQGCVTEIRDMYESRRDVLCSGLNAAGWAVEPPKATMFVWAPIPEPYREMGSLEFSKKLLREARVAVSPGIGFGEYGDTHVRFGLIENEHRTRQAVRGIKEMFRHS is encoded by the coding sequence GTGGTTGCCCCCGAGTCAGATTTCCACCGCATCAAGCGGTTGCCGCCTTATGTCTTCAACATTGTCAATGAGTTGAAGGCGGAGGCACGAGCCCGAGGCGAGGATATCATCGACTTTGGGATGGGCAATCCGGATCAGCCCACGCCCCAGCATATCGTCGACAAGTTGGTCGAGGCGTCGGTTCGCAAGGATACCCATCGCTATTCGATGTCGCGCGGCATTCCCCGCCTGCGGCGCGCCATCTGTCACTGGTATCGGGATCGCTTCGATGTGCATCTGGACCCGGAGACCGAGGCGATCGTGACGATCGGTTCCAAGGAAGGGCTCGCCCACCTGGCGCTGGCGACCATGAGCGCCGGGGATACGGTGCTGGTGCCCAACCCGGCCTATCCGATCCATCCCTATGGTTTCATCATCGCCGGCGCCGACGTGCGCCATGTGCGCCTGACGCCCGAGGTGGATTTCTTCGAGGAACTCCAGAAGGCGATCCAGGAATCCTGGCCCAAGCCGAAAATGCTGGTGATCAACTTTCCCGGCAATCCCACGACCCAGTGCGTGGAGCTGGATTTTTTCCAGAAGGTCATCGACATCGCCCGCGAGCACGGCATCTGGGTGGTGCACGATATTGCCTATGTCGACATCGTCTTCGACGGCTACAAGGCGCCCTCGATCCTCCAGATTCCAGGGGCCAAGGAGATTGCGGTCGAGTTTTTCTCGATGTCCAAAAGCTACAACATGCCCGGCTGGCGCGTCGGGTTCATGTGCGGCAACCGGACCCTGGTCGGCGCCCTGGCGCGCATCAAGTCCTATCTGGACTATGGCACCTTCACGCCGATTCAGGTCGCGGCCATCGCCGCGCTCGAAGGCCCGCAGGGCTGCGTGACCGAGATCCGGGATATGTACGAGAGCCGGCGCGACGTGCTCTGCAGCGGGCTCAATGCCGCCGGTTGGGCGGTCGAGCCGCCCAAGGCGACCATGTTCGTCTGGGCGCCGATTCCGGAGCCTTATCGGGAAATGGGTTCGTTGGAGTTCTCGAAAAAGCTGCTGCGCGAGGCCCGGGTCGCGGTCTCGCCGGGAATCGGCTTTGGCGAGTATGGCGATACCCATGTGCGCTTCGGTCTGATCGAGAACGAGCATCGGACGCGGCAGGCGGTACGCGGCATCAAGGAGATGTTCCGCCATTCGTAA
- a CDS encoding DUF6279 family lipoprotein translates to MMNRLPTRFCLFLILTATLTSGGGCSRVSIVYNSADFFAKQYADDYLSLADDQLASWEPRLKAELARHRAEELPALAAFFDKTRLASRAGFDARNTACLIAQFRDLYRRHARVAVTLATPLLANLTPTQIDALERKFRQQAREDRQDLATRDLAWEKRKRAKRYVKAIEDWTGPLQAGQPEIVAEVTGRMPDSETALIDYRARKREELLSLLRTRADEARIQAFMTAWLVEFSDLPSSLERDGDAIGERIGELFMRLGASLDERQRERLDQRLRQLRDELLNLQNQPRLAPLDC, encoded by the coding sequence ATGATGAACCGACTCCCGACCCGGTTTTGCCTTTTCCTGATCCTGACGGCAACGCTGACGAGCGGCGGTGGTTGCAGCCGTGTCAGCATCGTCTACAACAGCGCCGATTTTTTCGCCAAGCAATACGCAGACGACTATCTGAGTCTCGCGGACGACCAACTCGCGAGCTGGGAACCGCGCCTGAAGGCGGAACTCGCGCGCCATCGCGCGGAGGAACTCCCCGCGCTCGCGGCCTTCTTCGACAAAACGCGACTGGCCAGCCGGGCGGGCTTCGACGCACGCAACACGGCCTGCCTGATCGCGCAATTCCGCGACCTCTACCGGCGTCACGCCCGAGTCGCGGTCACGCTTGCAACGCCGTTGCTGGCCAACCTGACACCCACCCAGATCGACGCGCTGGAACGCAAATTCCGCCAGCAGGCGCGCGAGGACCGACAGGATCTGGCCACGCGCGACCTGGCCTGGGAGAAACGCAAACGCGCCAAACGCTACGTCAAGGCGATCGAGGACTGGACCGGACCATTGCAGGCCGGTCAACCGGAAATTGTCGCCGAGGTGACTGGACGCATGCCGGATTCCGAGACGGCCCTGATCGACTATCGCGCCCGCAAGCGCGAGGAGCTGCTGTCGCTGCTGAGAACACGTGCCGACGAAGCCCGGATTCAGGCGTTCATGACGGCCTGGCTGGTCGAGTTCAGCGACCTGCCGTCCAGCCTCGAACGCGACGGCGATGCGATTGGCGAGCGCATCGGCGAGCTGTTCATGCGTCTCGGCGCCAGCCTGGACGAGCGCCAGCGCGAGCGGCTCGACCAGCGTCTGCGCCAATTGCGTGACGAGCTGCTGAATCTGCAGAATCAGCCGCGCCTGGCACCGCTGGATTGCTAG
- a CDS encoding YceD family protein, translating to MSIALSDHLDPWRAVRYGLAFTGEVALSQLPRLAEIVLAREDAPPARVDYRLRFERDPEGRALVIGHVRSCLRLPCQRCLGAVEIAVDAPLRLALVKTDQLAGELPDDIDPCVVAGDSLDLAALIEDELLLAIPAVPRHGDGLCQPPEPVQARASSRSPERSASASESGLDPSAEKPHPFAVLAGIRGVDKA from the coding sequence ATGTCGATTGCCTTATCCGATCATCTCGATCCCTGGCGCGCGGTCAGGTACGGTCTCGCATTCACCGGCGAGGTCGCGTTGAGCCAATTGCCGCGCTTGGCTGAGATCGTTCTTGCGCGTGAGGACGCACCGCCGGCGCGGGTTGACTACCGGTTGCGCTTCGAGCGCGATCCGGAAGGCCGCGCGCTGGTGATCGGTCACGTCCGGTCCTGTCTGCGTTTGCCGTGTCAACGCTGTCTGGGGGCGGTAGAGATCGCGGTCGACGCACCGCTGCGGCTGGCGCTGGTCAAGACGGATCAATTGGCCGGGGAACTGCCCGACGACATTGACCCGTGCGTGGTCGCGGGGGATTCGCTCGATCTCGCGGCCTTGATCGAGGACGAGCTTCTGCTCGCGATTCCCGCAGTGCCGCGCCATGGCGATGGCCTCTGTCAGCCGCCGGAACCGGTACAGGCGCGTGCGTCTTCCCGGTCGCCGGAACGGAGCGCAAGCGCGTCGGAATCCGGTCTCGATCCATCAGCGGAAAAACCGCACCCGTTCGCTGTCCTGGCGGGGATCAGGGGCGTCGATAAGGCGTAA
- a CDS encoding Tex family protein, with translation MISMIEIISQEIAARPAQVEAAIRLLDEGATVPFIARYRKEVTDGLDDIQLRHLEERLGYLRELGERRVAVLKSIEEQGKLTAELHAEILSAETKQRLEDLYLPYKQKRRTKAMIAREAGLEPLADALLADPTLTPESRATDFVDAAKGIADPAAALEGARQILMERFAEDPELTGQLRDDLWERGILVSRVMEGQEQEGSKFADYFDYREAIAKIPSHRALALFRGRNQGVLSLELLAGEGEDPDALCRARVAARFGIRHQGRAADDWLAETVRKTWRIKLLTRLDLELKGRLLESAEEEAIRVFGLNLKALLLAAPAGRLPTLGLDPGLRTGVKVAVVDATGKVAATDTIYPHVPKNQWDASLARLGTLAKTHGVKLISIGNGTASRETDRLARDLIARHPELGLRAMVVSEAGASVYSASEFASKELPELDVSLRGAVSIARRLQDPLAELVKIDPKAIGVGQYQHDVNQSRLARALDTLVEDCVNAVGVDLNTASVPLLTQVSGLNRGLAENIVQFRESNGAFPNRKKLMAVPRFGDKAFQLSAGFLRVPDSDEPLDASAVHPEAYPVVRRIVERTGKDIRALIGDSATLRKLDARQFTDERFGVPTVQDILAELEKPGRDPRPEFKTAQFKEGVETLADLKPDMILEGTVTNVTNFGAFVDIGVHQDGLVHISVLSDRFVKDPHEVVKSGDLVKVKVMEIDLPRKRIALSMRLGESAERHQESGMRAERPSGHGAPPARQQASKRPAHERPSAPAPKPAPPAAGGTMADAFAKARKS, from the coding sequence ATGATTAGCATGATCGAGATCATCAGCCAGGAAATCGCCGCCCGCCCGGCCCAGGTGGAGGCGGCCATCCGGCTGCTGGACGAGGGCGCGACCGTGCCCTTTATCGCCCGCTATCGCAAGGAAGTCACCGACGGTCTCGACGATATCCAGTTGCGTCATCTGGAGGAGCGGCTCGGGTATCTGCGCGAATTGGGCGAACGCCGGGTGGCGGTACTCAAGAGCATCGAGGAGCAGGGCAAGCTGACCGCCGAACTGCATGCCGAGATTCTGTCCGCCGAAACCAAACAGCGGCTCGAAGACCTCTATCTGCCCTACAAGCAAAAGCGCCGCACCAAGGCGATGATCGCCCGCGAGGCCGGGTTGGAACCGCTGGCGGATGCACTGCTCGCCGATCCGACCCTGACCCCCGAGAGCCGCGCCACGGATTTCGTCGACGCGGCCAAAGGCATCGCCGACCCGGCCGCCGCGCTCGAAGGGGCACGCCAGATCCTGATGGAACGCTTCGCCGAGGATCCAGAACTGACCGGCCAACTGCGCGACGATCTCTGGGAGCGCGGCATTCTGGTCTCGCGGGTGATGGAGGGGCAGGAGCAGGAAGGCAGCAAGTTCGCGGATTATTTCGACTACCGCGAGGCTATCGCCAAGATCCCGTCGCATCGCGCGCTGGCGCTTTTCCGGGGCCGCAATCAGGGCGTTCTGAGCCTGGAATTGCTGGCCGGGGAGGGCGAGGATCCCGACGCGCTCTGCCGCGCACGGGTCGCCGCGCGGTTCGGTATCCGTCATCAGGGACGTGCCGCCGACGACTGGCTGGCCGAGACGGTGCGCAAGACCTGGCGTATCAAGCTGCTCACCCGGCTCGATTTGGAACTCAAGGGCCGTCTGCTGGAATCCGCCGAGGAGGAAGCCATCCGGGTCTTCGGTCTCAATCTCAAGGCGCTACTGCTGGCCGCGCCGGCGGGGCGGCTGCCGACCCTGGGGCTCGATCCGGGCTTGCGCACCGGCGTCAAGGTCGCGGTGGTCGACGCGACGGGCAAGGTCGCCGCGACCGACACCATCTATCCGCATGTCCCCAAGAATCAGTGGGATGCCTCGCTGGCGCGGCTTGGGACGCTCGCCAAGACGCACGGCGTCAAGCTCATCAGCATCGGCAACGGCACCGCCTCGCGCGAGACCGACCGGCTCGCGCGCGACCTGATCGCGCGTCATCCGGAATTGGGTCTGCGCGCGATGGTGGTCAGCGAGGCTGGGGCCTCGGTCTATTCGGCCTCCGAATTCGCGTCCAAGGAACTCCCCGAGCTGGATGTCTCGCTGCGCGGGGCGGTCTCCATCGCCCGTCGCTTGCAGGATCCGCTCGCCGAGTTGGTCAAGATCGATCCCAAGGCGATCGGGGTCGGCCAGTATCAGCACGATGTCAATCAGAGCCGCCTGGCCCGCGCGCTGGATACCCTGGTCGAGGACTGTGTCAACGCGGTCGGCGTGGATCTCAACACCGCCTCGGTGCCGCTGCTGACCCAGGTGTCCGGACTCAATCGCGGTCTGGCCGAGAATATCGTGCAGTTCCGCGAGTCCAATGGCGCCTTTCCGAATCGTAAAAAACTCATGGCCGTGCCACGGTTCGGCGACAAGGCGTTCCAGTTGAGCGCGGGGTTTCTGCGGGTGCCGGACAGCGACGAGCCGCTCGACGCCTCGGCGGTCCATCCCGAAGCCTATCCCGTGGTGCGCCGCATCGTCGAGCGCACCGGCAAGGACATCCGCGCGCTGATCGGCGACAGCGCCACGTTGCGCAAGCTCGATGCCCGGCAGTTCACCGACGAGCGCTTCGGCGTCCCGACGGTTCAGGACATCCTGGCCGAACTGGAAAAACCGGGTCGCGATCCGCGCCCCGAGTTCAAGACTGCCCAGTTCAAGGAGGGCGTGGAGACGCTCGCCGACCTCAAGCCGGACATGATCCTGGAGGGCACGGTGACCAACGTCACCAATTTCGGCGCCTTCGTCGATATCGGCGTGCATCAGGACGGTCTGGTGCATATCTCGGTGCTGTCCGACCGCTTCGTCAAGGATCCGCACGAGGTCGTCAAGTCCGGCGATCTGGTCAAGGTCAAGGTGATGGAGATCGACCTGCCGCGCAAGCGGATTGCACTGAGCATGCGGCTGGGGGAGTCCGCCGAGCGGCATCAGGAGTCAGGAATGCGTGCCGAGCGCCCTTCCGGTCACGGAGCGCCGCCAGCGCGCCAGCAGGCGTCCAAGCGCCCGGCACACGAGCGTCCATCCGCGCCGGCTCCGAAACCCGCGCCGCCAGCGGCGGGCGGAACCATGGCGGATGCCTTTGCCAAGGCCAGGAAGTCCTGA